A window from Primulina huaijiensis isolate GDHJ02 chromosome 13, ASM1229523v2, whole genome shotgun sequence encodes these proteins:
- the LOC140990835 gene encoding glucan endo-1,3-beta-glucosidase-like: MAKLHALLHLPAKSTVTFIILIGLFLLCSRLADAQTGVCYGILGSNLPSPPEVVSLCLQHGIRSVRIYNPNPNILQALSGSKISVMVGIPNEDIPAIGKNPAVAQEWVQNNIRRFPGVSFKYIVVGNEINPLNPADAGIAPFVGPAMENIYSAVSGTIKVSTAISTGLLGQSYPPSAGAFRAEIAGFIGPIINFLKTHDSPLLANTYPFLAYAGDPSHISLEYALFTSPSAVVIDGPYKYQNLFDAILDAIHVALEKYGGQNVDVVVSETGWPTAGGPATTVDNARIYNNNLVNHVRGGTPRRPGKYIEAYIFDLIDEDQKSPELEKHWGVFYPNKQPKYQISFS, encoded by the exons ATGGCTAAGTTACATGCGTTGCTTCATTTGCCCGCGAAAAGTACCGTCACATTCATAATCTTGATTGGGTTATTTCTTCTTTGCTCGCGTTTAGCAG ATGCTCAAACGGGAGTATGTTATGGAATCCTCGGTAGCAATTTACCTTCGCCACCAGAGGTGGTTTCCCTTTGCCTCCAACACGGTATCCGCTCGGTCCGAATCTACAACCCCAACCCCAACATCCTCCAAGCCCTGAGTGGCTCCAAAATTTCAGTCATGGTAGGAATCCCGAACGAAGATATCCCTGCAATAGGGAAAAACCCTGCTGTAGCACAAGAATGGGTCCAAAACAATATCAGGAGATTTCCAGGCGTTAGTTTCAAGTACATCGTTGTGGGAAATGAGATCAACCCATTAAACCCCGCCGATGCCGGAATCGCCCCATTTGTTGGCCCTGCCATGGAGAACATTTACTCGGCCGTTTCTGGAACTATCAAGGTTTCTACGGCCATAAGCACGGGACTTCTCGGCCAGTCGTATCCTCCCTCGGCAGGAGCTTTCAGGGCGGAAATAGCAGGGTTTATTGGCCCGATTATCAATTTCCTCAAGACACATGACTCTCCTTTACTTGCAAACACATACCCATTTCTAGCTTACGCAGGGGATCCAAGCCACATAAGCCTGGAATACGCCCTTTTCACTTCTCCTTCGGCTGTCGTGATAGACGGGCCTTATAAGTACCAAAACTTGTTCGACGCGATCCTGGATGCCATTCACGTGGCTTTGGAGAAGTACGGGGGACAAAATGTAGACGTCGTGGTTTCCGAAACAGGCTGGCCTACTGCCGGTGGACCAGCTACAACTGTTGATAATGCAAGGATTTATAACAACAACTTGGTTAATCATGTACGTGGTGGAACACCGAGGAGGCCTGGAAAGTATATCGAAGCTTACATATTCGACTTGATCGATGAGGATCAGAAGAGCCCGGAACTCGAAAAACATTGGGGGGTCTTTTATCCAAATAAACAGCCTAAATATCAAATCTCGTTTTCTTGA
- the LOC140990817 gene encoding glucan endo-1,3-beta-glucosidase-like, translated as MAELRALLHLPVKCTVTFIILIGLFLLCSRLADAQTGVCYGILGSNLPSPPEVVSLCLQHGIRSVRIYNPNPNILQALSGSKISVMVGIPNEDIPAIGKNPAVAQEWVQNNIRRFPGVSFKYIVVGNEIDPLDPAHAGIAPYIAPAMENVYSAVSGTIKVSTAISTGLLGQSYPPSAGAFKAEIAGFIGPIINFLKTHNSPLLANIYTFLSYAGDPSHVSLEYALFTSPSAVVIDGPYTYQNLFVSILDAINVALEKYGAQNVDIVVSETGWPTAGGPATTVENARIYNNNLVNHVRGGTPRRPGKYIEAYIFDLIDEDQKSPEFEKHWGVFYPNKQPKYQISFS; from the exons ATGGCTGAGTTACGTGCATTGCTCCATTTGCCTGTGAAATGTACCGTCACGTTCATAATCTTGATTGGGTTATTTCTTCTTTGCTCGCGTTTAGCAG ATGCTCAAACGGGAGTATGTTATGGAATCCTCGGTAGCAATTTACCTTCGCCACCAGAGGTGGTTTCCCTTTGCCTCCAACACGGTATCCGCTCGGTCCGAATCTACAACCCCAACCCCAACATCCTCCAAGCCCTGAGTGGCTCCAAAATTTCAGTCATGGTAGGAATCCCGAACGAAGATATCCCTGCAATAGGGAAAAACCCTGCTGTAGCACAAGAATGGGTCCAAAACAATATCAGGAGATTTCCAGGCGTTAGTTTCAAGTACATCGTCGTGGGAAATGAGATCGACCCATTAGACCCCGCCCATGCCGGAATCGCCCCATATATTGCCCCTGCCATGGAGAACGTTTACTCGGCGGTTTCTGGAACTATCAAGGTTTCTACGGCCATAAGCACGGGACTTCTCGGCCAGTCGTATCCTCCCTCGGCAGGAGCTTTCAAGGCGGAAATAGCTGGGTTTATTGGCCCGATTATCAATTTCCTCAAGACACATAACTCTCCTTTACTTGCAAACATATACACATTTCTGTCTTACGCAGGGGATCCAAGCCACGTAAGCCTGGAATACGCTCTTTTCACTTCTCCTTCTGCTGTCGTGATAGACGGGCCTTATACGTACCAAAACCTGTTCGTATCGATCCTGGATGCCATTAACGTGGCTCTGGAGAAGTACGGGGCACAAAATGTAGACATCGTGGTTTCCGAAACGGGTTGGCCTACTGCCGGTGGACCAGCTACAACTGTTGAGAATGCAAGGATTTATAACAACAACTTGGTTAATCATGTACGTGGTGGAACCCCGAGGAGGCCTGGAAAGTATATCGAAGCTTATATATTCGACTTGATCGATGAGGATCAAAAGAGCCCGGAATTCGAAAAACATTGGGGGGTCTTTTATCCAAATAAACAGCCTAAATATCAAATCTCGTTTTCTTGA
- the LOC140991285 gene encoding LOW QUALITY PROTEIN: DNA repair protein recA homolog 2, mitochondrial-like (The sequence of the model RefSeq protein was modified relative to this genomic sequence to represent the inferred CDS: inserted 1 base in 1 codon) yields the protein MLSMQRFFRSRRAPVISTGSLRLDQALGIGGLPKGRMVEIYRQEAXGKTTLALHVIKEAQKLGDYYAYMDVENPLNPMLAESIGVNTDKLLISQPYSAENLPSVVNTLTKIGSVDVIAMF from the exons ATGTTGTCGATGCAGCGGTTCTTTCGCTCTAGGCGTGCCCCTGTGATATCCACAGGTTCACTAAGGCTGGATCAGGCACTTGGCATTGGTGGATTGCCTAAG GGAAGAATGGTTGAAATTTACAGGCAAGAAG TCGGGAAGACAACGCTAGCACTTCATGTTATCAAAGAGGCTCAAAAGCTTGGAG ATTACTATGCATATATGGATGTGGAGAACCCTTTGAACCCTATGCTTGCAGAATCAATTGGTGTAAATACGGACAAGCTTCTCATTTCACAGCCATATTCAGCTGAAAATTTGCCAAGTGTAGTGAATACATTGACAAAGATTGGATCAGTTGATGTAATTGCAATGTTCTAA